A single window of Candidatus Limnocylindrales bacterium DNA harbors:
- the leuS gene encoding leucine--tRNA ligase, which produces MEAHYDFKRIESKWQKIWEETKQYKTERDPQKPKYYCLEMFPYPSGRIHMGHVRNYSIGDVIARYKMMQGYNVLHPMGWDAFGMPAENAAIQHRVHPATWTRENIAYMKKQLKSMGISYDWDRELATCDLIYYKWQQWLFLKMYERGLVYRKKSFVNWCESCQTVLANEQAEGGVCWRCGTQVIQKELEQWFFKITDYAEELLAYCDKLTGWPERVLTMQRNWIGKSYGAQVKFPLADRPGFIEIFTTRPDTLYGATFMVLAPEHPLVRELTQGTPQEKPVMEFVDRILKQDKKVRTAEEVVKEGIFTGQYAINPLTQERIPIWVANFVLIEYGTGAIMSVPTHDQRDFEFAKKYGLPLRVVIQKPDGSLSEETMTEAYVGEGIMVNSGPFTGLSSTEGKEKITKYLEEKGIGKQATTYRLRDWGISRQRYWGNPIPMIHCKTCGIVPVPYEDLPVVLPEEGVQFTGREGNPLDHVPEFVNTLCPRCKEPARRETDTMDTFVDSSWYYMRYTCPQYDKGPLDLEQVNYWLPVDQYIGGIEHAVLHLLYSRFFTKVLRDMGLLKVDEPFTRLLTQGMVLKDGAAMSKSKGNIVDPDEQINKYGADTARLFILFAAPPEKEIDWNDQAVEGAFRFLNRVWRMVYNHIDSLQQVKEGVIELQKLSGPSRELYRWTHKTIKKVTEDIEDRFHFNTAISAVMELVNTIYQFEVPQQEGEERDQALRVLREAIKAVILLLGPFTPHITEELWHELGYTTSLFSEPWPTYNEEALKEDQILIVVQVNGKVRSRITVPATASGDEVKKVALGDEKVKKFMEGKPAKNIVVVPGKLINIVT; this is translated from the coding sequence ATGGAAGCCCATTACGATTTTAAACGAATTGAAAGTAAATGGCAGAAAATCTGGGAGGAGACCAAGCAGTACAAGACCGAGCGTGATCCGCAGAAACCGAAGTATTATTGCCTGGAGATGTTTCCGTATCCTTCTGGAAGAATTCATATGGGGCACGTCCGGAACTATAGCATTGGAGATGTCATAGCCCGTTATAAAATGATGCAGGGCTATAATGTGCTCCATCCTATGGGTTGGGATGCCTTCGGAATGCCCGCAGAAAATGCTGCCATTCAACATCGTGTACATCCAGCAACCTGGACTCGGGAAAACATTGCTTATATGAAAAAGCAATTGAAGTCCATGGGAATCAGCTATGATTGGGATCGGGAACTGGCTACCTGTGACCTTATCTATTATAAATGGCAGCAATGGCTCTTTCTAAAAATGTATGAACGCGGGTTGGTGTATCGAAAGAAATCCTTCGTAAACTGGTGTGAGAGCTGTCAAACGGTTTTGGCCAACGAACAGGCAGAAGGAGGAGTTTGCTGGCGGTGTGGAACCCAGGTAATCCAGAAGGAGCTGGAACAGTGGTTTTTTAAAATTACCGATTATGCCGAAGAGCTGCTGGCATATTGTGACAAATTGACAGGCTGGCCGGAACGGGTTCTGACCATGCAACGGAATTGGATTGGAAAGAGCTACGGCGCCCAGGTTAAGTTTCCACTGGCCGACCGACCTGGTTTCATCGAGATCTTCACGACCCGACCGGATACCCTTTACGGTGCAACCTTCATGGTTCTGGCTCCGGAACATCCTTTGGTTCGAGAGCTCACCCAGGGAACTCCACAGGAAAAGCCGGTTATGGAGTTTGTGGACCGAATCCTGAAACAGGATAAAAAGGTGCGTACAGCCGAAGAGGTGGTTAAAGAAGGAATTTTTACAGGGCAATATGCGATAAACCCCCTCACCCAAGAGCGAATTCCCATTTGGGTAGCCAATTTTGTTTTGATCGAGTACGGAACCGGAGCGATTATGTCGGTTCCAACCCACGATCAAAGGGATTTTGAGTTTGCCAAAAAATACGGGCTGCCGTTACGGGTCGTCATTCAAAAACCGGATGGTTCTTTATCTGAGGAAACCATGACAGAAGCCTATGTGGGTGAAGGAATTATGGTTAACTCCGGCCCCTTCACCGGTCTTTCAAGCACCGAAGGAAAGGAAAAAATAACCAAATACCTGGAAGAAAAGGGGATCGGTAAGCAGGCCACGACCTATCGATTGCGAGATTGGGGAATCTCCCGACAGCGCTATTGGGGAAATCCCATTCCCATGATCCATTGTAAAACCTGTGGCATTGTTCCGGTTCCTTATGAAGACCTGCCGGTGGTTCTTCCAGAAGAAGGGGTTCAATTTACGGGAAGAGAAGGTAACCCGCTGGATCATGTTCCGGAGTTTGTCAATACCCTATGCCCTCGCTGTAAAGAACCGGCCCGACGAGAAACGGATACCATGGATACCTTTGTGGATTCTTCCTGGTATTATATGCGCTATACCTGCCCGCAGTACGATAAAGGACCTCTAGATTTGGAACAGGTTAATTACTGGCTACCGGTGGATCAGTATATCGGGGGTATCGAACATGCGGTACTGCATTTGCTCTACTCTCGCTTCTTTACCAAAGTCCTGCGAGATATGGGCCTGCTGAAAGTGGATGAACCCTTCACGCGTTTACTCACCCAGGGTATGGTCCTTAAAGATGGGGCCGCCATGTCTAAATCTAAAGGAAATATTGTGGACCCGGATGAGCAAATCAATAAGTACGGTGCAGATACGGCGCGACTCTTTATCCTGTTTGCAGCTCCTCCGGAGAAAGAGATTGATTGGAATGATCAGGCTGTTGAAGGCGCGTTTCGATTCCTGAACCGGGTCTGGCGCATGGTATATAACCATATAGACTCCCTCCAACAGGTTAAGGAAGGAGTTATTGAACTCCAGAAGCTTTCCGGGCCCTCTCGGGAACTTTATCGCTGGACCCATAAAACGATTAAAAAGGTTACCGAGGACATAGAAGATCGCTTTCATTTCAATACGGCTATCAGTGCCGTCATGGAGCTGGTCAATACCATCTATCAATTTGAAGTGCCTCAACAAGAAGGAGAGGAACGAGATCAGGCCCTGAGGGTTCTGCGAGAAGCTATAAAGGCGGTTATTCTGTTACTGGGTCCTTTTACGCCCCATATTACCGAAGAGCTCTGGCACGAGCTGGGGTATACCACCAGCCTGTTCAGCGAACCATGGCCGACTTATAATGAAGAAGCCCTCAAAGAAGATCAAATCTTGATCGTGGTTCAAGTTAACGGAAAAGTTCGCAGTCGAATTACCGTGCCGGCCACCGCTTCAGGAGATGAGGTTAAGAAAGTCGCTCTAGGCGATGAAAAAGTCAAAAAATTCATGGAAGGAAAGCCCGCCAAAAACATCGTGGTTGTTCCAGGAAAGCTGATTAATATTGTAACGTAG
- a CDS encoding LptE family protein, with the protein MVKSIFSLLFYLLTLTVSISGCGYHLVGSGSLPAHIKTISIPLFINKTQEQGAEDILTRAVINEFITGKVKLVDSSQADARLSGEIVSYLVQPTQFNSNKQVIQYKLTVGVNVKLEDLVNRKVLWEQQNLTEDEDFNVSPDISPIELDDRERRAFERLAEDLAGRILDLATEGF; encoded by the coding sequence ATGGTCAAATCGATCTTTTCTCTTTTGTTTTATCTTCTTACCCTCACGGTAAGTATCTCCGGCTGTGGTTATCATCTGGTCGGGAGTGGGAGTCTGCCGGCCCATATTAAAACCATCTCCATTCCGCTTTTTATAAACAAAACCCAGGAACAGGGAGCCGAAGATATCCTTACCCGGGCCGTTATTAACGAATTTATAACCGGTAAGGTCAAACTCGTAGATTCTTCTCAAGCCGACGCCCGACTTAGCGGTGAAATTGTGTCCTACCTCGTCCAGCCGACCCAGTTTAACTCCAATAAGCAGGTCATCCAGTACAAACTAACCGTCGGCGTTAATGTAAAGTTGGAAGATCTGGTCAATCGAAAAGTTCTATGGGAACAGCAGAACTTAACAGAAGATGAAGACTTCAATGTGAGCCCGGATATCAGCCCCATAGAGCTTGATGATAGAGAACGACGGGCTTTTGAAAGACTCGCCGAGGACCTGGCGGGAAGGATATTGGATCTGGCTACAGAGGGATTTTAA
- the holA gene encoding DNA polymerase III subunit delta, giving the protein MAKSYLTYSELRNKLEAGDIRPLYLFQGEEEFLMEEAIDLLKEKVLGSASSDFNFEKFYGKETKVTDILSSAETTPFLSPRRLLLVKDADLFPPADLDALADYAIKPNPATCLVLMAKKIDTKRKAFWEAWKTYGEIVQFWKLFENEVPKWIQQRAKKYNLSMPPETSLYLYERVGNDLRQLDQELEKVRTFLGPGQEVSREVLENLSQHIRPYSVFDLVESLSQKKLDQTFKILDVLLREGEEPLKILALIARQIRLLWQVKLARAEGKSSTWMEKELGIPARHLKNLQEQEKNFSLDRLKKAFTRLSETDMALKSSLHTPQILLESLILDLII; this is encoded by the coding sequence GTGGCTAAATCTTATCTGACTTATTCAGAGCTACGGAATAAACTCGAAGCGGGAGACATCCGACCCCTCTATCTCTTTCAAGGAGAAGAGGAGTTTTTAATGGAAGAAGCCATCGACCTTCTCAAGGAGAAGGTCTTAGGCTCTGCATCTTCTGATTTTAATTTCGAGAAATTTTACGGTAAGGAAACAAAGGTAACCGATATCCTCTCCAGTGCAGAGACCACTCCCTTCCTCAGCCCGCGACGTCTCCTTCTCGTGAAAGATGCAGATCTCTTTCCGCCGGCGGACCTGGATGCCCTTGCCGATTATGCCATCAAACCCAATCCGGCTACCTGCCTGGTCCTTATGGCAAAAAAAATAGATACCAAGAGAAAAGCCTTTTGGGAAGCCTGGAAGACCTATGGGGAAATCGTCCAATTTTGGAAATTGTTTGAAAACGAAGTGCCCAAATGGATTCAACAGCGGGCTAAAAAATATAACCTTTCTATGCCGCCGGAGACTTCCTTATATCTTTATGAAAGAGTCGGGAACGACCTGCGACAGTTGGACCAGGAGTTGGAAAAAGTTCGTACCTTTCTGGGTCCAGGACAGGAGGTATCCCGGGAAGTCCTGGAGAATTTATCCCAACATATTCGACCATATTCGGTTTTTGATTTAGTGGAAAGTTTAAGCCAGAAAAAATTGGATCAGACATTCAAAATACTGGATGTTCTCCTGAGGGAGGGTGAGGAACCCTTGAAAATCCTCGCCCTGATAGCCAGGCAAATCCGTTTGCTCTGGCAGGTTAAGCTGGCCAGGGCCGAGGGAAAATCCTCGACCTGGATGGAAAAAGAATTGGGTATTCCGGCAAGACACCTGAAAAACCTTCAGGAACAGGAGAAGAACTTTTCTTTAGACCGCCTTAAAAAAGCCTTTACACGGCTATCCGAAACCGATATGGCCCTGAAATCCAGCCTTCATACCCCCCAGATTTTGCTCGAAAGCCTGATCCTTGATCTGATTATTTAG
- the rpsT gene encoding 30S ribosomal protein S20: MANHKSAIKKMRQDEVRRRRNASYKTRMKNLVKKVEMAIAEKDIEGAKAALQKAIPILDKLAAKGIIHLNKASRKKSRLMHKLNALIASQTSA, from the coding sequence ATGGCGAATCATAAATCGGCTATTAAAAAAATGCGGCAGGACGAGGTCCGTCGGCGGCGAAATGCGTCTTATAAGACGCGGATGAAAAATCTGGTTAAGAAGGTGGAGATGGCGATTGCTGAGAAAGATATAGAAGGTGCTAAGGCCGCCTTACAAAAGGCTATACCTATTCTGGACAAACTGGCTGCCAAGGGAATCATTCATTTGAATAAAGCCAGTCGAAAAAAATCCCGTCTGATGCATAAATTGAATGCTCTCATAGCGTCTCAAACTTCTGCTTAA
- a CDS encoding HEAT repeat domain-containing protein has product MMGFFKANNSEKKAEKFMLKGQDLFRRGKEEEAIRKFEQAALLLPTSPKPSLCLGKAHAKRGNFDLALKHYYKALYFCDLLEEPHILYEIARIYIQMGKFDLAEEKLLKILDLNSNFEPAWSGLGYVYQITGRLSKAIEAQTKALELRNQDLSNLTDLAQSYALLGENQKASELLRTALPLAKKSGNAYWIEKISLGLKEMEFRDGTELGIKDRLYIDQEILCLGGDRDDGIQIPIYHNYELQYTDFARFVQRFLAFKRVFKWNITCTAFQDKESLPLATALACLMEIPVKSVSKVQSSDRVLLCYTLLKELDSLATTLSKLGKKSKSIISFAAAVVFPVIPERPLPDIIGIPVSGEVSLPWTDRLLNGETTTSSSPIRENRFFRPRHASPATQETGSSSPQTDISQNILTALYNILEDRNLEAQISYYFLNHPQIRDHLKTPSLHRSPSEITKALTREMNEETIIENLSSHNKGRILSVVGCMTEQHLQSPKVIESLKKAYLENQDPMVRNFLGKLLMNVRDDEGLDYLIKIFLNSRAEVLKGETQQVQNSALSLRRAAIQDIITSNHRRVADVIYRALKDPDEEIRYAATQGLDKLEPAPKTTQLVLQLLKDSPRICCAALQYLSKNERETLLDHLPTLLRHEQPVVVYETLKVIKDLGAEVTNRLSLLPHVVRLLSHSDLNLIREAVGVLGAIGDVDSGRYLFPLLEHENPEVKKAVINSLVKINGTGATLFLLEWLKKEIPEIKGKIIELLGEAGSEEVTQSVIECVEEDPENLELRIAAIRYLKKFKDRKSLPFIRKMLKREKDEDALVDMIQILDEIGEEEDIELLTSLLASSPRVQFKAAGVLYKKGREKYFEILEDGIRSKKLSMNLEAVKILGEIGDSRSLEKLFEAFKKRDIQLDERIVEILYKHKDQTTLLPLVQESTETDQEPQKVDIEGILRVAQGGTLRETSYKALLILEQFIGNKVMKIVKDLLKPGVDYKLKCNALQFLSKHKAEQNRRLIEQMLEDENIYVVNTARKLLMQGNSSVTRCVES; this is encoded by the coding sequence ATGATGGGATTTTTTAAGGCGAATAATTCAGAGAAAAAAGCCGAGAAATTTATGTTAAAGGGCCAGGACTTATTTAGACGGGGTAAGGAGGAAGAAGCAATCCGAAAATTTGAGCAGGCCGCACTGTTATTGCCCACTTCTCCCAAACCAAGTTTGTGCCTTGGAAAAGCCCATGCAAAAAGGGGAAATTTCGATCTGGCTCTAAAGCATTATTATAAGGCCCTGTACTTCTGCGATCTTCTGGAAGAGCCTCACATCCTGTATGAAATCGCACGCATTTATATTCAAATGGGTAAATTTGATCTGGCCGAGGAAAAGTTATTGAAAATCCTGGATCTGAATAGCAATTTCGAACCGGCCTGGAGTGGACTCGGTTATGTTTACCAAATCACAGGTCGTCTTTCCAAGGCCATCGAAGCCCAGACTAAGGCTCTAGAATTAAGAAATCAAGACCTTTCCAATCTCACAGATCTGGCGCAATCTTATGCCCTTCTGGGGGAAAATCAAAAGGCTTCCGAGTTGTTGAGAACCGCCCTACCCCTTGCAAAAAAATCGGGAAATGCTTACTGGATCGAGAAAATTTCCTTGGGGTTAAAGGAGATGGAATTTCGGGATGGAACCGAGTTAGGGATTAAAGATCGACTGTATATCGATCAAGAAATCCTCTGTCTGGGGGGAGATCGGGATGATGGGATTCAAATCCCGATTTATCATAACTATGAACTTCAATATACGGACTTTGCCCGATTCGTCCAGCGATTTCTGGCCTTTAAAAGGGTCTTCAAATGGAACATTACCTGTACCGCCTTTCAAGATAAAGAGTCTTTACCCCTGGCTACTGCCCTGGCCTGCTTAATGGAGATTCCGGTTAAAAGTGTCTCCAAGGTACAAAGTTCGGATCGGGTTTTGCTGTGCTATACCCTCTTAAAAGAATTGGATTCCCTGGCCACGACCCTCTCAAAATTAGGTAAAAAATCCAAAAGTATTATCTCCTTTGCCGCAGCCGTTGTCTTTCCGGTGATCCCAGAAAGACCTCTACCGGATATTATCGGTATTCCGGTCAGTGGTGAAGTTTCTTTACCCTGGACGGATCGCCTTCTGAACGGAGAGACAACCACTTCTTCATCGCCGATTCGAGAAAATCGTTTTTTCCGCCCGCGCCACGCTTCCCCGGCGACCCAGGAAACCGGCTCTTCAAGTCCCCAAACCGATATCTCTCAAAATATCCTGACCGCTTTATATAATATTTTGGAGGATCGAAATTTAGAGGCCCAGATTTCCTACTATTTTTTGAATCATCCCCAGATTCGGGACCATTTAAAAACCCCTTCCCTTCATCGAAGTCCCTCGGAGATAACCAAAGCCTTAACCCGGGAAATGAATGAGGAAACTATCATTGAGAATCTCTCGTCCCACAATAAAGGGAGGATTCTATCGGTTGTTGGATGTATGACCGAGCAACATCTCCAATCTCCCAAAGTGATTGAATCCTTAAAGAAGGCTTACCTCGAAAATCAGGACCCCATGGTTCGAAATTTTCTGGGCAAATTGTTGATGAATGTCCGGGACGATGAGGGATTAGATTACCTGATTAAGATTTTTCTAAATTCTCGGGCCGAAGTCCTTAAAGGGGAAACCCAGCAGGTTCAGAATTCTGCACTTTCTCTAAGAAGAGCGGCCATTCAGGACATCATTACCAGTAACCACCGAAGAGTGGCCGATGTTATTTATCGGGCTTTGAAGGATCCAGATGAAGAAATCCGCTATGCGGCTACCCAGGGACTGGATAAGTTAGAGCCTGCACCTAAAACTACCCAACTGGTTCTCCAACTCTTAAAGGATAGTCCCCGAATTTGTTGTGCCGCTTTGCAGTACCTGAGTAAAAATGAACGGGAAACTTTACTGGATCACCTTCCTACCCTTTTGCGGCATGAGCAGCCGGTGGTTGTCTATGAAACTTTGAAGGTCATTAAAGATCTGGGGGCTGAGGTAACCAACCGGTTGTCCTTACTTCCCCATGTGGTCAGACTCCTTTCCCATTCCGATCTGAACCTCATCCGGGAAGCGGTAGGGGTCCTCGGAGCCATAGGAGATGTAGATTCCGGAAGGTACCTGTTTCCTCTTCTGGAACATGAAAATCCTGAAGTAAAAAAAGCGGTTATTAACAGTCTGGTAAAAATAAACGGAACGGGAGCAACCCTCTTTCTGTTAGAATGGCTCAAGAAGGAAATCCCGGAAATAAAAGGTAAAATCATCGAATTATTGGGAGAGGCCGGCTCCGAGGAAGTTACCCAATCGGTTATTGAATGTGTAGAGGAAGATCCCGAAAATTTGGAGCTTCGGATCGCAGCCATCCGGTATCTTAAAAAGTTCAAGGATCGTAAATCTCTCCCCTTCATTCGGAAAATGTTGAAGAGGGAGAAGGATGAAGATGCCCTGGTTGACATGATCCAAATCCTGGATGAAATTGGAGAAGAAGAAGATATAGAACTTCTTACTTCTCTGCTGGCTTCCTCTCCCAGGGTTCAGTTTAAGGCCGCAGGAGTCCTCTACAAGAAAGGAAGAGAAAAATATTTTGAGATCCTGGAAGATGGGATTCGATCTAAAAAGCTCTCCATGAATCTGGAAGCGGTAAAAATCCTGGGGGAGATCGGAGACAGTCGGAGCCTAGAAAAGCTTTTTGAAGCTTTTAAGAAACGGGATATTCAATTGGATGAACGGATTGTGGAGATCCTTTATAAGCATAAAGATCAGACCACGCTATTACCCCTTGTTCAAGAATCTACAGAAACAGACCAGGAACCCCAGAAAGTGGATATCGAAGGAATCCTCCGGGTTGCCCAAG